One Gammaproteobacteria bacterium DNA segment encodes these proteins:
- a CDS encoding branched-chain amino acid ABC transporter permease, whose product MNTIFGVPTQALFGQLLIGLINGSFYALLSLGLAVIFGLLNIINFAHGALYMLGAFCAYFLLTYLGLGYWWALVLAPIIVGIIGMLIERLMLSRLYGLDHLYGLLLTFGVALVIQGLFLNEFGSSGLPYPTPTELQGGHNLGFMFLPNYRAWVIVASVVICFGTWFMIEKTKLGAYLRAATENPALVQAFGINVPRMITLTYGFGVALAAFAGVMAAPIYSVNPLMGANLIIVVFAVVVIGGMGSILGAIVTGFALGVVEGLTKVFYPEASNTVIFIVMAIVLMFKPTGLFGQR is encoded by the coding sequence ATGAACACAATCTTCGGCGTCCCTACCCAAGCACTCTTCGGCCAATTATTAATCGGCCTAATCAACGGCTCGTTCTATGCGCTGTTGTCGCTCGGCCTCGCCGTCATCTTCGGTCTGCTCAATATCATCAACTTCGCGCACGGCGCGTTGTACATGCTCGGTGCGTTCTGCGCTTATTTTCTGTTGACCTATCTCGGCCTCGGCTATTGGTGGGCGCTCGTGCTCGCGCCGATCATCGTCGGTATTATCGGCATGCTCATCGAACGGTTAATGCTGTCGCGGCTCTACGGACTCGATCATCTATACGGGTTATTGCTGACCTTCGGCGTAGCATTAGTGATTCAAGGCCTGTTCCTCAACGAGTTCGGCTCGTCCGGTCTGCCGTATCCGACCCCAACCGAGTTGCAGGGCGGGCATAACCTCGGTTTCATGTTCCTGCCGAACTATCGCGCCTGGGTCATCGTCGCGTCGGTCGTCATTTGTTTCGGTACCTGGTTCATGATCGAGAAGACCAAGCTCGGCGCCTACTTGCGCGCTGCCACCGAAAATCCGGCGTTAGTGCAAGCGTTCGGCATCAATGTGCCGCGCATGATCACACTGACCTACGGCTTCGGCGTCGCGCTGGCCGCATTCGCCGGCGTCATGGCGGCACCGATCTACTCGGTCAACCCCTTGATGGGCGCGAACCTCATCATCGTCGTGTTCGCCGTGGTCGTGATCGGCGGTATGGGCTCGATCTTGGGCGCGATCGTCACCGGCTTCGCGCTCGGCGTGGTCGAGGGCCTGACCAAGGTCTTTTATCCCGAGGCATCGAACACCGTGATTTTCATCGTCATGGCGATCGTCCTCATGTTCAAACCGACCGGCCTGTTCGGACAACGCTGA